The following coding sequences are from one Armatimonadota bacterium window:
- a CDS encoding acylphosphatase, translated as MGERVRAHAILRGRVQGVGFRFFAVDWAERLGVCGYARNLPDGALEVVAEGDPEAVRSFLEAMRRGPRAARVEDMQVRWEAPRGEHGFSIRY; from the coding sequence GTGGGTGAGCGGGTGCGCGCGCACGCCATCCTCCGGGGCCGGGTGCAGGGTGTAGGGTTCCGGTTCTTCGCGGTGGACTGGGCAGAGCGGCTAGGGGTATGCGGCTACGCCCGGAACCTGCCGGACGGCGCCCTGGAGGTGGTGGCGGAGGGAGACCCGGAGGCCGTGAGAAGCTTTCTAGAGGCCATGCGCCGGGGCCCCCGGGCCGCGCGGGTAGAGGACATGCAGGTGCGTTGGGAGGCGCCGCGGGGGGAGCATGGCTTTTCCATCCGGTACTGA
- a CDS encoding polyprenyl synthetase family protein → MRTWSPRIEEALDRWLPPEEEEPSVLHRAIRHSVFGSGKRFRPLLVLAASETCGLAPERALRAACAVEAIHTYSLIHDDLPSMDNADLRRGRPTCHVAFGEAMAILAGDALHALAFCWLTRLGEDGIPPDRVAWAIREVSEAIGPWGMVGGQVLDLLAEKGHFPASRVGEIHRRKTGALIRTCARLGPILSGSSQDLDPLTAYGEHLGLAFQIADDVLDAEEESWLPKATYPRVFGLEESQRLSRLEMEQAVQALEPLGERAEVLRALARFAVERAW, encoded by the coding sequence GTGCGCACGTGGAGCCCGCGCATCGAGGAGGCCCTGGACCGCTGGCTCCCCCCGGAGGAGGAGGAGCCGAGTGTTCTACACCGTGCCATCCGGCACAGCGTCTTCGGCTCGGGAAAGCGCTTCCGGCCGCTCCTGGTGCTCGCTGCCAGCGAGACATGCGGGCTCGCACCGGAGCGGGCCCTGCGGGCCGCGTGCGCGGTGGAGGCCATCCATACCTACTCCCTCATCCACGACGACCTCCCGAGCATGGACAACGCGGACCTCCGCCGGGGGCGGCCCACCTGTCATGTGGCCTTCGGAGAGGCCATGGCCATCCTCGCGGGAGACGCCCTCCATGCCCTCGCCTTCTGCTGGCTCACGCGGCTTGGGGAGGACGGGATCCCACCGGATCGGGTCGCGTGGGCCATCCGGGAGGTATCGGAGGCCATCGGCCCCTGGGGCATGGTGGGCGGCCAAGTCCTGGATCTACTGGCCGAGAAGGGACATTTCCCAGCGAGTCGGGTCGGTGAGATCCACCGCCGGAAAACCGGCGCCCTCATCCGGACCTGCGCGCGCCTGGGCCCCATTCTGAGCGGTTCCTCCCAGGACCTGGATCCCCTCACCGCGTACGGGGAACACCTGGGGCTCGCGTTTCAGATCGCGGACGACGTCCTCGACGCGGAGGAGGAATCCTGGCTCCCGAAGGCCACCTATCCCCGGGTGTTCGGTCTGGAGGAGTCCCAGCGGTTGAGCCGGTTAGAGATGGAGCAGGCGGTGCAGGCCCTGGAGCCACTGGGCGAGCGGGCGGAGGTGCTGCGAGCCCTGGCTCGGTTCGCGGTAGAGCGGGCGTGGTGA
- the efp gene encoding elongation factor P, with translation MISTNDLRYGVHIVLEGELYTVLEAQHVKLGRGSAYVRAKIRNLRTGATIERKFNAGERVPLAVLESRTMQYLYRDEANFTFMDTETYEQLAIPTSVVGEAARFLKEGMEVEVVFHEGTPIEVELPTSVELLVVETPPGVRGDTAQGGSKPARLETGAVVQVPLFVEVGDRIRVDTRTGQYLERVR, from the coding sequence TTGATCTCCACGAACGATCTCCGGTACGGCGTGCACATCGTCCTGGAGGGGGAGCTCTACACGGTGCTGGAGGCTCAGCATGTGAAGCTCGGCCGAGGGTCCGCGTACGTGCGGGCCAAGATCCGAAACCTCCGCACGGGGGCGACCATCGAGCGGAAGTTCAACGCAGGAGAACGGGTGCCCCTCGCGGTCCTGGAGAGCCGGACCATGCAGTACCTGTACCGGGATGAGGCGAACTTCACCTTCATGGACACGGAAACCTACGAGCAGCTCGCCATCCCCACCTCCGTGGTGGGCGAAGCCGCACGGTTTTTGAAGGAGGGCATGGAGGTGGAGGTGGTTTTCCACGAGGGAACCCCCATCGAGGTGGAGCTACCGACCAGCGTGGAGCTCCTGGTGGTGGAAACCCCACCCGGGGTGCGGGGCGATACCGCCCAGGGCGGAAGCAAGCCCGCTCGGTTGGAGACGGGAGCCGTGGTGCAGGTGCCCCTCTTTGTGGAGGTGGGCGACCGGATCCGGGTGGACACCCGGACCGGGCAGTACCTGGAGCGGGTGCGGTAA
- the nusB gene encoding transcription antitermination factor NusB, with product MGGRRRAREAILQILYEAEVGRRPLEQVMADYVEGPVTNEGTPGAAWDEDTWQFIVRTARGAWEHRVEADALIGQYAEGWPVDRLARVDLAILRLALYELLHTDTPPAVAINEAVELAHRYGTEDSHRFINGILGRIYRERLALMGSSGRG from the coding sequence ATGGGCGGCCGCCGCAGGGCCCGGGAAGCCATCCTCCAGATCCTTTACGAGGCGGAGGTGGGCCGCAGGCCCCTCGAGCAGGTGATGGCGGATTACGTGGAGGGACCGGTCACCAACGAGGGGACACCGGGTGCGGCTTGGGACGAGGACACCTGGCAGTTCATCGTGCGGACCGCCAGGGGAGCGTGGGAGCATCGGGTGGAGGCGGATGCCCTCATCGGTCAGTACGCGGAGGGCTGGCCTGTGGATCGCCTTGCCCGGGTGGACCTCGCGATTCTGCGGTTGGCCCTCTACGAACTCCTCCACACGGACACGCCGCCCGCGGTGGCCATCAACGAGGCCGTGGAGTTGGCGCACAGGTACGGCACGGAGGATTCCCACCGGTTCATCAACGGGATCCTGGGCCGCATCTACCGGGAGCGGCTTGCGCTTATGGGCAGTTCGGGCCGTGGGTGA
- a CDS encoding prepilin peptidase, whose protein sequence is MSVLAFVMGAVFGSFTNVLIHRIPRGESVVWPPSRCPSCGHRLRWWENVPLLSFAILRGRCAACSAPISWRYPLVELLVALLFTYAWVRHGPGWDALGTAALGMLLVAVFFIDLEHHIVPDRITLPGMVLGLVLSLARGGLEGFTEALLSGAGAGGALLVVALVSPGGMGGGDIKLAAMLGCFLGWPGIVVGMFLGVLLGGLAALVLLLSGRKGRKDLIPFGPALALGGFVGMEWGSQLLSTYLRLFGP, encoded by the coding sequence ATGTCCGTCCTGGCCTTCGTCATGGGGGCTGTCTTCGGTTCTTTTACCAACGTCCTCATCCACCGGATTCCCCGGGGAGAGTCGGTGGTTTGGCCGCCGTCGCGGTGCCCATCCTGCGGGCACCGGCTGCGGTGGTGGGAGAACGTGCCGCTCCTGAGCTTTGCGATCCTGCGGGGCCGGTGCGCGGCGTGTTCGGCGCCCATTTCCTGGCGGTACCCTCTGGTAGAGCTCCTGGTGGCCCTCCTCTTCACCTACGCCTGGGTCCGCCATGGTCCGGGCTGGGATGCCCTGGGCACCGCGGCTCTCGGGATGCTGCTCGTGGCGGTGTTCTTCATCGACTTGGAGCATCACATCGTCCCGGACCGGATTACCCTCCCCGGCATGGTACTGGGGCTCGTGCTCTCGCTGGCCCGGGGAGGACTGGAGGGGTTTACCGAGGCCCTCCTCTCGGGTGCCGGCGCGGGCGGGGCTCTGCTGGTGGTGGCCCTGGTAAGCCCCGGCGGCATGGGTGGGGGGGACATCAAGCTCGCAGCCATGCTGGGCTGTTTTCTGGGATGGCCCGGGATCGTGGTGGGGATGTTTTTGGGGGTGCTGCTCGGGGGACTCGCGGCCCTGGTTCTGCTCCTCAGCGGCCGCAAGGGCCGCAAGGACCTCATCCCCTTTGGCCCAGCCCTGGCTCTGGGAGGGTTTGTCGGGATGGAATGGGGGTCGCAGCTTCTCTCCACCTACCTGCGCCTGTTCGGGCCGTGA
- a CDS encoding NAD(+)/NADH kinase — translation MSIIGFFINPEKLREVPQAAGFLREAVEALRARGVGVWVNAESARLLGAEQLGEEEERIVEAADALVAAGGDGTILRAARLTAPRGLPVLGVNLGGFGFLAELQPEDLPAAMPRLLERTYTVEERMMLASWVRRGGEAVHRTLALNDVVITKGGYARLMPIRAYVNHEHLATYLADGLIVATPTGSTAYSLSAGGPILSPTVRALVVTPICPHTLNARSVILDASDVAILEVVEDVEDVWLTVDGQIGLPLRPGDRVEVREADERARLVRLRPPSFYDLLRRKFGWGGR, via the coding sequence GTGAGCATCATTGGGTTCTTCATAAACCCCGAGAAGCTCAGGGAGGTTCCGCAGGCTGCGGGGTTCCTGCGGGAGGCCGTGGAGGCGTTGCGGGCGCGGGGTGTGGGCGTGTGGGTGAACGCGGAAAGCGCCCGGCTCCTCGGTGCAGAGCAGCTTGGGGAGGAGGAGGAGCGGATCGTGGAGGCCGCGGACGCTCTGGTGGCCGCGGGCGGAGACGGCACCATCCTTCGGGCTGCCCGCCTCACCGCACCCCGGGGACTGCCTGTCCTCGGGGTAAACCTGGGGGGATTCGGATTCCTCGCGGAACTGCAACCCGAGGATCTCCCCGCAGCCATGCCGCGGCTGCTGGAGCGGACGTACACGGTGGAGGAGCGCATGATGCTCGCCTCCTGGGTGCGGCGGGGAGGTGAGGCGGTCCACCGGACCCTTGCCCTCAACGACGTGGTGATCACCAAGGGCGGGTACGCGCGCCTCATGCCCATCCGGGCGTACGTGAACCACGAGCACCTGGCCACCTACCTCGCGGACGGGCTCATCGTGGCTACGCCCACGGGTTCCACCGCGTACTCCCTCTCCGCGGGCGGCCCCATCCTCAGCCCCACGGTCCGGGCCTTGGTGGTCACCCCCATCTGCCCCCACACCCTCAACGCCCGCTCTGTGATCCTAGATGCCTCGGACGTGGCAATCCTGGAGGTGGTGGAGGACGTGGAGGACGTGTGGCTCACGGTGGACGGCCAGATCGGCCTCCCCCTGCGGCCGGGAGACCGCGTGGAGGTGCGGGAAGCGGACGAGCGTGCCCGGCTCGTGCGCCTGCGGCCGCCCTCGTTCTACGATCTTCTCCGAAGGAAGTTCGGTTGGGGAGGGCGGTAG
- a CDS encoding TlyA family RNA methyltransferase produces the protein MSAARKKERLDTLLVRRGLAPSRERAQAYVLAGRVFVDGRRVDKPGTPVPEEAVLEVRGPDHPYVSRGGVKLERALQDFHLDVRGAVALDLGASAGGFTDCLLQHGARRVYAVDVGWGQLHPKLRQDPRVVVLERTHAKDLSPQLIPEPLDFACADVSFISLTRALPPVVPLLREGAPVVALVKPQFEAGRGMVREGVVRDPQVHRAVIRKVVEELSRHGLGARAVIPSPIRGDAGNVEFLVLLRKGEHASLSEEEIEASVEEAQRLP, from the coding sequence GTGAGCGCGGCCCGAAAGAAGGAGCGGCTGGACACGCTCCTGGTGCGCCGGGGGCTTGCGCCCAGCCGGGAGCGGGCCCAGGCGTACGTGCTGGCGGGCCGGGTGTTCGTGGACGGGCGGCGGGTGGACAAACCCGGGACCCCGGTACCGGAGGAGGCGGTCCTGGAGGTCCGAGGCCCAGATCACCCGTATGTGAGCCGGGGGGGCGTGAAATTGGAGCGGGCCCTGCAGGATTTCCACCTGGACGTGCGGGGCGCGGTTGCCCTGGACCTGGGAGCGAGCGCGGGCGGGTTCACGGATTGTCTGCTGCAGCACGGGGCAAGGCGGGTGTACGCGGTAGACGTGGGCTGGGGCCAGCTCCACCCGAAGCTCCGGCAGGATCCCCGGGTGGTGGTGCTGGAGAGGACCCACGCAAAGGATCTCTCCCCCCAGCTCATCCCGGAGCCCCTGGATTTCGCATGCGCGGACGTCTCCTTCATCTCCCTCACCCGGGCCCTGCCGCCCGTGGTTCCCCTCCTGCGGGAAGGGGCGCCCGTGGTGGCCCTGGTGAAACCGCAGTTCGAGGCAGGCCGGGGGATGGTAAGGGAGGGCGTGGTGCGGGATCCCCAGGTGCACCGGGCCGTGATCCGCAAGGTGGTGGAGGAGCTCTCGAGGCACGGGCTTGGCGCCCGGGCCGTGATCCCGTCTCCGATCCGGGGGGATGCGGGGAACGTGGAGTTCCTGGTGCTGCTCCGAAAGGGAGAGCACGCTTCCCTCTCCGAGGAAGAGATCGAGGCCTCCGTGGAGGAGGCCCAGAGGCTTCCGTGA
- a CDS encoding GGDEF domain-containing protein → MRASDRAQILEAWRELVRRGSGRARSEQALREWGQVLLEATEHFLVGRTSAVEEAVLDLVKGAPVGPVAEPLELVLLFRRAALRTLVGLPPPMREALEEAFDRAALVLAAWHDGKHPRPEPGPVLRVPEPEGFDLSSFHLVLPLEIQRSLRYGRSLSLMLIALDAYDDLAALYGPEVADRAMEELAGLLARKLRATDTRYRVGPDRIAVLLPETGPEDALVAAERVREQAASAGTALVAEEARSLTVTIGIASCPEHGSDAETMLRRAEQALEAARRMGGNLSLVYRP, encoded by the coding sequence GTGCGGGCCTCAGATCGTGCGCAGATCCTGGAGGCTTGGCGGGAGCTCGTGCGGAGGGGCTCCGGCCGGGCTCGGTCGGAGCAGGCGCTGCGGGAGTGGGGCCAGGTTCTCCTGGAAGCCACGGAGCACTTCCTGGTGGGCCGGACCTCTGCCGTGGAGGAGGCTGTCCTCGATCTGGTGAAGGGAGCCCCTGTGGGCCCCGTGGCGGAGCCCCTGGAACTGGTGCTCCTGTTCCGGCGGGCGGCGCTCCGGACCCTGGTGGGGCTTCCTCCACCGATGCGGGAGGCCCTAGAGGAGGCTTTCGACCGGGCCGCGCTCGTGCTGGCCGCCTGGCATGATGGAAAGCATCCCCGCCCGGAGCCCGGACCGGTCCTGCGTGTGCCAGAGCCCGAGGGGTTCGACCTCTCGAGTTTTCACTTGGTCCTTCCCCTGGAGATCCAGCGCTCCCTGCGGTACGGACGGTCCCTGAGCCTCATGCTGATCGCGCTGGACGCATACGACGATCTCGCTGCCCTCTACGGCCCGGAGGTGGCGGATCGGGCCATGGAGGAACTTGCAGGGCTTTTAGCCCGCAAGCTCCGGGCCACCGACACCCGCTACCGCGTGGGCCCGGACCGGATCGCGGTGCTCCTCCCCGAGACCGGACCCGAGGATGCCCTGGTGGCCGCGGAACGGGTACGGGAGCAGGCGGCCTCCGCGGGCACGGCCCTGGTGGCCGAGGAGGCCCGCAGCCTTACCGTGACCATTGGCATCGCCTCCTGCCCCGAGCACGGTTCGGATGCCGAGACCATGCTGCGGCGGGCAGAGCAGGCCCTGGAGGCCGCCCGGCGCATGGGCGGGAACCTGAGCCTCGTGTACCGGCCCTGA